From the Montipora capricornis isolate CH-2021 chromosome 2, ASM3666992v2, whole genome shotgun sequence genome, one window contains:
- the LOC138037082 gene encoding uncharacterized protein has protein sequence MMLREAKEDLHEGVYIRFRTDGSVFNLRRLLSRTKTLEQLILDLLFADDCALLAHTEEALQTVVNRFAKAAKAFGLTISLKKTEVLFQKPPCEAYTPPLITIDSYQLNAVEHFTYLGSVIANDATTTKDVDNRIAKASRSFGRLQKRVWQNHSLRLSTKIQVYRAAVLSTLLYGAETWVLYRKQVKLLKRFHQRCLRSIMGIKWQDYITNEEVLERADTTSIEAMLMLRQLRWVGHVTRMDSSRMPKAVFYGELSQGKRDRGAPRKRFKDQLKRQLTQPGIDHSEWEALAEDRE, from the coding sequence ATGATGCTCCGGGAAGCCAAAGAAGACCTGCACGAGGGTGTCTACATACGGTTCCGCACCGATGGGAGTGTGTTCAATCTGCGCCGACTTCTTTCCCGCACCAAGACACTGGAGCAACTCATCCTCGACCTCCTGTTCGCAGATGACTGCGCTCTCCTAGCGCACACAGAGGAAGCCCTCCAGACAGTCGTCAACCGCTTCGCCAAGGCAGCCAAGGCCTTTGGCCTAACCATCAGCCTGAAGAAAACAGAAGTCCTGTTTCAGAAGCCTCCATGCGAAGCCTACACCCCACCCCTCATCACCATTGACAGTTATCAGCTCAACGCAGTCGAACACTTTACCTACCTTGGAAGTGTCATCGCCAACGACGCAACAACAACCAAAGACGTTGATAACCGCATCGCAAAAGCCAGCAGGTCCTTTGGTCGGCTACAGAAGCGCGTGTGGCAGAACCACTCCCTGCGCTTGTCAACCAAGATCCAGGTCTACAGGGCTGCAGTCCTCAGCACCCTTCTCTACGGGGCAGAAACCTGGGTCCTCTACAGAAAGCAAGTCAAACTGTTGAAACGCTTCCACCAGAGGTGCCTGAGATCCATCATGGGCATCAAGTGGCAGGACTACATCACCAACGAAGAGGTCCTGGAGAGAGCAGACACCACCAGCATTGAAGCCATGCTGATGCTCAGACAGCTCCGCTGGGTGGGACACGTCACGCGCATGGACAGCTCCAGAATGCCAAAGGCCGTCTTTTACGGGGAGCTAAGTCAAGGCAAGCGCGACCGTGGTGCCCCCCGCAAGCGTTTCAAGGACCAGTTGAAGCGGCAGCTGACACAACCTGGCATAGACCACAGTGAGTGGGAAGCACTGGCAGAGGACAGAGAGTAG